In Ruminococcaceae bacterium R-25, one genomic interval encodes:
- a CDS encoding glucose-6-phosphate isomerase has product MITFDYQNALDFIGGEEAVARMEPQVKAASDMLHKKNGPGNDFLGWLDLPTNYDKEEFARIRKAAQKIRRDSDVLIVIGIGGSYLGARAVIELLGHSFANAASKKVRKSPLILFCGNSISATYLADMMDIIEGKDISVNIISKSGTTTEPAIAFRILRAYMENKYGKEGAKERIYATTDKARGALKGLADEEGYESFVVPDDVGGRFSVLTAVGLLPIAVAGIDIRELMKGAKDASKAYKKLPMSENPCYQYAAVRNCLLRSGYSTEVMVNYEPSFHYMTEWWKQLYGESEGKDRRGIFPAGVDNTTDLHSMGQFIQDGARIMYETVVQIDQPRRSFEIPNDKDNLDGLNFLSGMDMNEVNAKAMQGTILAHVDGKVPNLLIHMPDQTAYSLGELIYFFEKACGISGYLLAVNPFNQPGVEAYKKNMFALLGKPGYEDQKAALEARLNK; this is encoded by the coding sequence ATGATTACATTTGATTACCAGAACGCCCTCGATTTCATCGGCGGTGAAGAGGCAGTCGCTAGAATGGAGCCCCAGGTAAAAGCCGCTTCTGATATGCTTCACAAGAAGAACGGCCCCGGAAATGATTTCCTCGGATGGCTCGACCTTCCCACAAACTATGACAAAGAAGAATTTGCACGTATCCGCAAGGCAGCTCAGAAGATCAGAAGAGATTCTGACGTCCTCATCGTTATCGGTATAGGTGGTTCTTACTTAGGCGCAAGAGCCGTAATCGAGCTTCTCGGCCACTCTTTCGCTAACGCAGCATCCAAGAAAGTAAGAAAGAGCCCCCTCATCCTTTTCTGCGGTAACTCCATCAGCGCTACATATCTTGCAGACATGATGGACATCATCGAAGGCAAGGACATCTCAGTCAACATCATCTCAAAGTCCGGCACAACAACAGAGCCTGCTATCGCTTTCCGTATTCTCCGTGCTTACATGGAAAACAAGTACGGCAAGGAAGGCGCTAAGGAGAGAATCTATGCTACAACCGATAAGGCAAGAGGAGCTCTTAAGGGCTTAGCAGACGAGGAAGGCTACGAGAGCTTCGTAGTACCTGACGACGTAGGCGGCAGATTCTCCGTCCTCACAGCAGTAGGTCTTCTTCCTATCGCAGTTGCAGGCATCGATATCAGAGAGCTCATGAAGGGCGCTAAGGACGCTTCCAAGGCTTACAAGAAGCTTCCTATGTCCGAGAACCCTTGCTATCAGTATGCTGCAGTACGTAACTGCCTGCTCCGTTCCGGCTATTCCACAGAGGTTATGGTTAACTACGAGCCTTCTTTCCACTACATGACAGAATGGTGGAAGCAGCTCTACGGTGAGTCTGAAGGTAAGGACAGAAGAGGTATCTTCCCGGCAGGCGTTGATAACACAACAGACCTCCACTCCATGGGTCAGTTCATCCAGGACGGCGCAAGGATCATGTACGAGACAGTCGTTCAGATCGACCAGCCCAGAAGATCTTTCGAGATCCCCAACGACAAGGACAACCTTGACGGCCTTAACTTCCTTTCCGGCATGGACATGAACGAAGTTAACGCAAAGGCAATGCAGGGCACTATCCTTGCTCACGTTGACGGTAAGGTTCCGAACCTCCTGATCCACATGCCTGACCAGACAGCTTACTCTCTTGGTGAGCTCATCTACTTCTTCGAGAAGGCTTGCGGCATCTCAGGTTACCTCCTCGCTGTAAATCCTTTCAACCAGCCCGGCGTTGAAGCTTACAAGAAGAACATGTTCGCTCTTCTCGGCAAGCCCGGCTACGAAGACCAGAAGGCAGCACTCGAGGCAAGACTTAACAAATAA